The window ATGCgtgaataaagaaaatttaaattattaaatatttatttttcaatttatcttgagtattatgtttttaatctttaaataattaaccatttgaattattatttgttgagtgaaaaaaaattctaataccAATTTGTTATGTGCTGGTGGAAGTTTTAATATAAACATGTTAGTTGAAAAAtgtaaagataaaacaatcattttGCATGAAGTTTTAATGTAATTCAAGCAATCATGTCTAtcctaataaatattataaaaaataaaataaaatataattattaaatttctaaaatatattatattatcataaaaaaataaaatcaaatataattattaagtttctaaaatatattatattatccCACACTCGTACCTTAAATCACAAGTCTTCTCAATCCAATATCTCTATATCTCAATCCAATATCTCTATccatatataagtttattttcatttcataattttttctttttatgatttaaaatatttataaggatattcataatttttttccaacatTATCTCCCATCTCCCATGGAAGCCacttgcatttaaaaaaaataaatgacactaaaaattaagtttggaagCCACTTGTATTTAGAAAAAAGAAcactaaaattatgtttggttttgattaaagtacaaaataaagaagaaaaataaaaaattaaaagaaaaaaacatgaaagaaaattaatatattttaaaattatttaattttttatataaaataaaaaaataaatgaaatgaatttgaaatagaatataagaataatttgttaatttaaaaagaaaattattttcacaaatatCTGTCTCACTATTCGTTCTCCCTCACTGTTCACCTCGTATAGCCACGATACAAGCCCATTGCCATGTATTCCATCAAGATATTCCTATCAACTTTTCTAGTTCTATAcggaaatataatattataataatatatatacaacattctttaaaaagaattaataaagtGGGACACATTCCACTAATTACAAATATATCGCAATCTACTCCGAACTTGTTTTTGTATCATCTTTCATTTCTTCTCACTACCGCTAGGAAATGCTAGATTCCGCCGGCGGCCATGTCCGCGCATCGCCAGATCTTCCATGGAGGGTCCGCCTTTCGCTTGCCATTATCACCACCATCTCCGACGCCTGTCTCCGCCGTGACGGCACTGTCAACCGCCGTCTCTTGAGCTTCCTGGACCTCAAAATCTCTCCCTTTGACAAACCAGTGAACGGCGTCACCACCTCCGACACCACAGTCGATCCCTCCAGGAACCTCTGGTTCCGCCTCTTCCTCCCTGGAGAAGCCGCCTTCGCCGGCGAGAATCTTCCCGTCGTCGTCTACTTCCACGGCGGGGGGTTCGTGTTCCTCTCCGCCAACTCCAAGCCCATGGACGACTTCTGCCGCCGCCTCGCTCGCGAACTCCCCGCCGCTATCGTCTCCGTCGACTACCGCCTCGCGCCGGAGCACCGATGCCCCTCCCAGTACAACGACGGCTTCGACGTGCTCAAATTCATCGACGAGAATCCTCCACTGCACTCTGATCTAACCCGCTGCTTCATAGCCGGTGACAGCGCCGGCGGCAACCTCGCCCACCACGTGGCTGCAAGAGCCAGCGAGTTCAAATTCCGGAACTTGAAAATCCTTGGGCTGATACCGATACAGCCGTATTTCGGAGGAGAAGAGAGGACGGAATCAGAAATCCAACTCGCCGGATCTCCGATCGTGTCGGTGTGGCGTACAGACTGGTGTTGGAAGGCGTTTCTGCCGGAGGGTTCAGACCGAGACCATCCGGCGGCGAATGTATTCGGGCCGAAATCAGGCGACATATCGGGGGTGAAATTCCCGAAAAGTTTGGTGTTTATCGGAGGATTTGATCCGTTAAAAGATTGGCAGAAGAGGTATTGTGAAggaatgaagaaaaatggaaaaaaagtgAAGGTGATCGAGTATCCAAATGCTATTCATTCCTTTTATGGGATTCCTCAATTGCCTGAATCACGCTTGTTTATCAAGGAGGttagaaatttcatttattttgaataatttttattttcaattcatttttccctcaaatttagttttgggttttgttagaataaagtatttttttaaataagttttttcttttatttttttgaattcataattataatattatttttaaattcttaaaaactctaaaatttgaaataattatcaTTGCTATGTGAggattgtattatttttttggggCTAAAAATAAGggtagttttaatattttatcaaattttaataagatattttttctATTGGAGAAAAAGAATAAGGACACTTATAAGaactatttcttatttttgacAATCTTtggttttttagaataaaaaatattttttgatcaatttttaattattattgtttttgaaaaattgttataaaacatgcatttttttaaaaattttgaacatattttaaagtatttttttcataaagcaTTATAAAGCACAATTGAAActatagagaatattttaaaaaaattatattattactaataagtatatgttaaaaaatattttttaaaaaatatagaacttTATTTTTGACAGCaattgagaacaattttttaatactttactAAGATACAAATCATGAGAATTTTCtctaaatatcaaaaaaattaattttagggAAAAGTGTGTTTCCTGATACGAATAAAATTATAGGAATAtaagtttataaatttataaaatataaattttaaaccattatttaaaaataattaatattttatatttttcttgaaagaCTCATCCATCTTTAtcttcttttgatacaatactACAAAAGTCCTTGGATgggttgtgtgtgtgtgtttttcctttcttttcctccaaacaacatattaaaaaaatttgaagttggTTTTAACATTTGGTATAACAAGCTCTAGGTGACAACATTTCTCAATAATGGTCAATTTATGTGGCATTTGGCCATGACTATTGTTACTAATTTTGACTTCTATACTCACTAGTAATATATCATTGATGGAGAATGTTGAAAACCTATGGACCAtttttgattttgagaaacaaaaatttggaaaatgttgAAAACCTATAGACTATGTTAATCATGGGgaagaaaatagagggaaaaaaaactatatacGATGAAAAAGtttacaaaattccaaaattttctcttgAGTTTGGTAtgattacaaaaaatttaaagtttatattGAAGACTTAGGTTACAAAAAATTGCATTGTTAAATTCCTATGAATCTTAGAAAATTGAATTGGctaataaaatcaaagaaattaataatgaaatttgtaatATGATTGAAATATTGAGGTTCTTCTTcgaatgtttttgaaaataattatgaaaaattaaattttaataattgtttttaaaaatagttttatgttgtTTATAGAAGCAAAATTacttttggaaattaaattatgaaaagtattattcttttaaaaacatatttggtggacttaataaaaacaattccataaaatgagtaaaataaaaatgcttgtttgaaatttttttaaatattaagattatatttaatttctggaaaatttgaaaaaaaatgtaagagaaataaaatacaaaggaaaagtaggaggaaaaaaaataaaaaataaaaaatatattaaaagttaataacttatttttatttgttattttaaattcattttacttattttaattcattgatataaagattaaataatttaaaaatatataaaattttaactaattttaattaaattgaattttctttgatatttttaatagaacaatcaaatatgaaaaaataatttttttttacaatttttttcttttctttgtattctCCTAGAATCAAACATATGCTATGTGTTTTCTTCTCATGATTTACAtgttgtaaataaataattttaaaatttctaaatataaacataaacaaATTTTCATCCTGCTTAGAAAttccattattaatttttctgatatatatatatatatatatacacttgtTTCTCACGGAGTGCTGCTATTCTCTcaacataaaaacaaacaaaatgtcACCCACAAAATCCCACATCCCCTTctttccaataataataataaaaaaaaaaatcctcttctTCCCAGAAATCTGCAGCCCATTTTAGTTTCCCAGATTTTTCAAAAGCAGTTTGCAATCTAGGAATCCTTCATTAATGACCCAAGGATATCAGAGTGCTGGGTGTAACTTGATGGGCTCCGGGCTATAACATACATTTGCGCCCACAAAAATCCACTTTGATTAGAGTTATGGTGCAGATATTTTCTCACAGGCCCAAGACATTGAAGGGGAAATGGAGTCTGGGAGTGTTTTTCAAAAGATCAAAACACACCCATGGTTTTCTGTAAGTTCACTAGTCCAATCTCCCAGGCCCAATCAAGATGGAGTTGGTCTGACTGTTTTTTGAAAGCACTTTTTAatctagaaaatgtttttgaaaaaaaaaaaagtgtttgtcaaaattttaaaaatcgcttataatattaaaaaatcatttatgctATTTTTTGGAGAAATATTTGATACATGAATCTccgaaaaacatttttaaagaaaatatttctattaaaaatactttgaataataACACCACTAAACACATTCTTAATTGCATGTAAACATGAATTGATGGGTTTAAGATCAAACTGTCACTTTAGAAACATAATTCAATTTGCTCCATTCAATGATTAGATGAACGTCTGAGAAgtaaaaaacttttctttttcaaattatatacgagcttttataattatttgactaattttatttaaagaaaatggtttaataatataaaagttggaaaaatatttgttgttgtaaaaattctattttgacttatatgaaaaattatttcatatttaatataatttttagaatactaatatttttctttaaaattttgatattggtTTTGCCTTTAACTTTTGGCTAAAACCAGAAAACAAGAAGTTATTCCAAATGTGGTAAAATCTATGCTAGAATATTGAGCTACTATAAATaatcttttacctttttttttttttttttttcagggtTTTATATATCCCTTTGATGATTACACGTGTATAGACCTACCAACTATATAGAAATTTTCCTACTTTGCTCAATAATGAATTGAGCCTCTTTAGTCTTTACCAAATTCTCTCTCCTCCTTTCCATGTTTTTCTCcaaacaaatatcaaatataatttagtATCGATCCAAACTGAATTCATCATAGTCAAGAAAATTATATggaatcaaatatgaaaatataaaacttgaaaagatCCTAAATAAAGGAAATTCTTATATTGAAAGACTTGGGTAAGAGAAAATTATGTTGGTTCATACATTAAAATCCTATGAATCTTAGAAAAGTGAATTGgttaataaaatcaaagaacttatttgaaaattattttttaaaatgagttttttattctcatgttataaatcaaaatgccaacttagaaacataatccattcttcttcatttaatgatatttggATCCATTTATGGGGAAGttcaaagtttttttctttaagttcCATAAAATGtctatttgaataattttatttaaggagattataactttaaaaaaaaaactctatttttatttataaaaaaattcttttatatttaataaaacatttattataccaatactttcttttaaaaattttggttttggcCTTACGTACAACTATTGgccaaaattagaaaaaggtAAGTTATTCCAAATGTggtaaaatcatttatttataaattacttCCATCTAACCTCCTAAATCATGCCACCATTTTCCCAAAGGATCATAGTGCAATATGACCAATAAAATTCCAGTTGcatttacttttatatatatatatatatatatatatatatatatatgtatatagaaAAAGATATATTTGATAACATTGATAATGAAGCTATTACGCAACActtttgaaatatgaaaaaggaCAATTGTAAAATGTATTCAATTGAAATGTTATGgcttaatataattttattgtacttataatttataaatattatttttatttactattaaagGTTGCCTCCTTAAGTAAAATGCTAGCTCtcttaaagatgaaaatatagaaattttagATAGTTAAGAAATTATTATACGTCAATGTAAAgcatatgaattttataaaatgataaaccaaagatatagaaaataaagtaaatactATTATCGTCCACAAAAACTCTAAATAGTGTCTATTGATTGAATCATCTAAATCTTATTGTacacaaaaagaataaaaaaattacatgatcAAAAGAAGTTTTCGAGAGAAGTtcaaagaaattttcttttgatatttcaaGTCCTTCAAAATGTAAGGAAGACACCCTTTTATACTTATTATCGGGAGATGCGAAAaccatatgtatatataatactattttaattttaagaaaatgttaaaGATATAGAATCTATAATCATATGAGGTTTTAACGTGATTCGATCAATCATACCTATGTTCACGAATGAGAGAAAATCATTTCATTatacaataaagaatattacaaagtataaaaccaaatacaactattagATTTTCgaaatatttcatgttttcctactttttgtatttatatccTATCACGAGCCCCTCTCGCTCCACCATAATAGACTATTTTCATCTTATAACATTTTCTCTCatgacttagaatatttatagagatattcttaacaatttttcttattttataagaaaatataatattataataatatatcaatttagaaaatattctatataatattatttataaaaagaaatttttactaatttaaaatttgagacacttttaaacctaaataaaaaatttaacattatGAATTCTATTCTTCATGGCACGATTTCTCATTTGAAAGACAAATCCAATGTGAAAAGATGTGTTTACAATTTCATTCTAACTCtcccaataataataatcaccGGAAGTTATATgcaatgttaagaaaaatattttggtaaagaaatataaattttttttcttttgtcttggTAATAAtaattacccttttaaaattataattttgattttaattttaagttgtaaTTGTGGCAAGATTGATgtgatatgaaaaaaattatttctttttgacACAATGGAAAAAttatcactaaattatattctttttttaaataaaaaatattatatttattcattgGTGCCTCTGCTTCCACCGTTCATAAGgatagaattaaaatatttataatttattccaCCACGTGAATTcgttatcatattttaaaaattaattaaaataatgcaatttgacaaaatgaatcataatttatGCCATTATATTTAGACTTTGGAGGTGCGGAAGGGTTCATCCTGTCTCCACGAACCAGAGAAATGTCCGGTACAGCCGGTGGCAAAGTCCGTAAATGGCCGGATCTTCCATGGAAGGTCCGACTCTTCGTTACAGCCTTCGGGTTCCTCACAGATGCTTCTTTCCGACGTAATGGCAAAGTCAACCGCTGTCTTATTAACCTCATTGATTGCAAAGTCCCCCCCTCCGACAGGCCAGTTAACGGCGTCACCACCTCCGACACCACAGTCGACCCCTCCCGGAACCTCTGGTACCGCTACTTCGTTCCCAGCGCAGCCGAGGCTGGCAGGATGCTTCCCGTTGTCGTCTACTTCCACGGTGGCGGATTCGTGATGCTCTCCCCGAGCTCCCAGCTCTTCGACGACATCTGCCGCCTCCTCGCCAGAGAACTCCCCGCCGTTATTGTCTCAGTCAACTACCGCCTCGCCCCAGAGCACCGCTGCCCAGCTTCATACGAAGACGGCGTCGACGTCCTCAGATTCATCGACGAAAAACCCCCCGCCAACGCCGATCTAACCCGCTGCTTCATCGTAGGAGACAGCGCCGGCGGCAACATCGCTCACCACGTGACTGCCAGAGCCGGGGAGCACAACTTACGAAACTTGCAAATTGCGGGAGTCATCCCGATACAGCCATATTTCGGCGGAGAAGAGAGAACAGAATCCGAAATTCAGCTCGAGGGAGCTCCACTAGTGTCCATGAAGCGCACGGACTGGTGCTGGAAGGCGTTTCTGCCGGAGGGGTCGGATCGAGACCATCCGGCGGCGAATGTATTCGGGCCGAACTCGAGCGATATATCGGGGTTGAGGTTTCCGAAAAGTCTGGTGTTCATGGGAGGCTTTGATCCATTGAGAGACTGGCAGAAGAGGTATTGTGGAGGACTGAAAAGCAACGGAAAAGAAGTGAGGGAGGCTGATTATCCAAACGCCATGCACTCCTTTTATGCTTTCCCTGAACTGCCTGAATCTACTCTATTTCTGAGGGAGCTTCAAGATTTCATTTATCctcaataatttttcttttgatttggcATACCTGTACATTATTTTTTGGGCGTGCTTCTTGGATTAATTTCACTAGTGTGTTTTGTTCAATAAATCGAGCGAATAAATTAAGGAGGTTGTtccatattttatatcattattattgttattattattattattattattattacaaaaataagaattttctattatttaaaaatttataatttgtcaTCGCCTTGTAAGAAATTGTAAGGAAATATAACATCTTCTCTTCTAACATGGAGAGACTATTATGAGATGAGTTGAAGTAGGAAAGTGATGTGTACTTCAAAATTGTTATCATCCAATGAAAAATGATATTCTAGAAAGCATACCGTTTAGtaggaaaatttgagagaaaatacaattgaaaaaaaatagaaaggaaaagtacaag is drawn from Vitis riparia cultivar Riparia Gloire de Montpellier isolate 1030 chromosome 18, EGFV_Vit.rip_1.0, whole genome shotgun sequence and contains these coding sequences:
- the LOC117905840 gene encoding probable carboxylesterase 18 codes for the protein MSGTAGGKVRKWPDLPWKVRLFVTAFGFLTDASFRRNGKVNRCLINLIDCKVPPSDRPVNGVTTSDTTVDPSRNLWYRYFVPSAAEAGRMLPVVVYFHGGGFVMLSPSSQLFDDICRLLARELPAVIVSVNYRLAPEHRCPASYEDGVDVLRFIDEKPPANADLTRCFIVGDSAGGNIAHHVTARAGEHNLRNLQIAGVIPIQPYFGGEERTESEIQLEGAPLVSMKRTDWCWKAFLPEGSDRDHPAANVFGPNSSDISGLRFPKSLVFMGGFDPLRDWQKRYCGGLKSNGKEVREADYPNAMHSFYAFPELPESTLFLRELQDFIYPQ
- the LOC117907415 gene encoding probable carboxylesterase 18, with translation MLDSAGGHVRASPDLPWRVRLSLAIITTISDACLRRDGTVNRRLLSFLDLKISPFDKPVNGVTTSDTTVDPSRNLWFRLFLPGEAAFAGENLPVVVYFHGGGFVFLSANSKPMDDFCRRLARELPAAIVSVDYRLAPEHRCPSQYNDGFDVLKFIDENPPLHSDLTRCFIAGDSAGGNLAHHVAARASEFKFRNLKILGLIPIQPYFGGEERTESEIQLAGSPIVSVWRTDWCWKAFLPEGSDRDHPAANVFGPKSGDISGVKFPKSLVFIGGFDPLKDWQKRYCEGMKKNGKKVKVIEYPNAIHSFYGIPQLPESRLFIKEVRNFIYFE